A section of the Pan paniscus chromosome 11, NHGRI_mPanPan1-v2.0_pri, whole genome shotgun sequence genome encodes:
- the CYSRT1 gene encoding cysteine-rich tail protein 1, translating into MAPPLPRREKAAASRSTQALGPRAQKTERTDCRVATTGWTMDHQEMVVKNPYAPISIPRAHLRPDLGQQLEVASTCSSSSEMQPLPVGPCAPEPTHLLQPTEVPGPKGAKGNQGAAPIQNQQAWQQPGNPYSSSQRQAGLTYAGPPPVGRGDDIAHHCCCCPCCRCCHCPPFCRCHSCCCCVIS; encoded by the exons ATGGCCCCGCCCCTCCCAAGGAGGGAAAAGGCGGCTGCCAGTCGCTCAACTCAGGCACTGGGACCTAGAGCTCAGAAGACCGAGAGGACAGACTGCCGTGTTGCCACCACAG GCTGGACCATGGACCACCAAGAGATGGTCGTCAAGAACCCATATGCCCCCATCAGCATCCCCCGGGCTCACCTGCGGCCTGACCTGGGGCAGCAGTTAGAGGTGGCTTCCACCTGTTCCTCATCCTCGGAGATGCAGCCCCTGCCAGTGGGGCCCTGTGCCCCAGAGCCAACCCACCTCTTGCAGCCGACCGAGGTCCCAGGGCCCAAGGGCGCCAAGGGTAACCAGGGGGCTGCCCCCATCCAGAACCAGCAGGCCTGGCAACAGCCTGGCAACCCCTACAGCAGCAGTCAGCGCCAGGCCGGACTGACCTACGCTGGCCCTCCGCCCGTGGGGCGCGGGGATGACATCGcccaccactgctgctgctgcccctgctgCCGCTGCTGCCACTGTCCCCCCTTCTGCCGCTgccacagctgctgctgctgtgtcATCTCCTAG
- the SLC34A3 gene encoding sodium-dependent phosphate transport protein 2C, with product MSLTRASPPQQIQTWARVCPCPKSMPSSLPGSQVPHPTLDAVDLVERTPRNEGTSSSAPVLEEGDTDPWTLPQLKDTSQPWKELRVAGRLRRVAGSVLKACGLLGSLYFFICSLDVLSSAFQLLGSKLAGDIFKDNVVLSNPVAGLVIGVLVTALVQSSSTSSSIVVSMVAAKLLTVRASVPIIMGVNVGTSITSTLVSMAQSGDRDEFQRAFSGSAVHGIFNWLTVLVLLPLESATALLERLSELALGAASLTPGAQAPDILKVLTKPLTHLIVQLDSDMIMSSATGNATNSSLIKHWCGTTGQPTQENSSDCGAFGPCTEKNSTAPADRLPCRHLFAGTELTDLAVGCILLAGSLLVLCGCLVLIVKLLNSVLRGRVAQVVRTVINADFPFPLGWLSGYLAVLAGAGLTFALQSSSVFTAAVVPLMGVGVISLDRAYPLLLGSNIGTTTTALLAALASPADRMLSALQVALIHFFFNLAGILLWYLVPALRLPIPLARHFGVVTARYRWVAGVYLLLGFLLLPLAAFGLSLAGGMVLAAVGGPLVGLVLLVILVTVLQRRRPAWLPVHLRSWAWLPVWLHSLEPWDRLVTRCCPCNICSPPKATTKEAHCYENPEILASQQL from the exons ATGTCTCTGACACGCGCGTCCCCCCCCCAGCAGATCCAGACCTGGGCCCGGGTCTGTCCCTGCCCGAAATCCATGCCGAGTTCCCTTCCTGGCAGCCAGGTCCCCCACCCCACTCTGGACGCGGTTGACCTAGTGGAAAGGACTCCGAGGAATGAAG GGACCTCCAGTTCTGCTCCAGTCTTGGAGGAAGGGGACACAGACCCCTGGACCCTCCCTCAGCTGAAGGACACAAGCCAGCCCTGGAAAG AGCTCCGTGTGGCCGGCAGGCTGCGCCGCGTGGCCGGCAGCGTCCTCAAGGCCTGCGGGCTCCTCGGCAGCCTGTACTTCTTCATCTGCTCTCTGGACGTCCTCAGCTCCGCCTTCCAGCTGCTGGGCA GCAAATTGGCCGGAGACATCTTCAAGGACAACGTGGTGCTGTCCAACCCTGTGGCTGGACTGGTCATTGGCGTGCTGGTCACAGCCCTGGTGCAGAGTTCCAGCACGTCCTCCTCCATCGTGGTCAGCATGGTGGCTGCTAAGC TGCTGACTGTCCGGGCGTCTGTGCCCATCATCATGGGTGTCAACGTAGGCACATCCATCACCAGCACCCTGGTCTCAATGGCGCAGTCAGGGGACCGGGATGAATTTCAGAG GGCTTTCAGCGGCTCGGCGGTGCACGGGATCTTCAACTGGCTCACGGTGCTGGTCCTGCTGCCACTGGAGAGTGCCACGGCCCTGCTGGAGAGGCTGAGCGAGCTGGCCCTGGGTGCCGCCAGCCTGACGCCCGGGGCGCAGGCGCCCGACATCCTCAAGGTGCTGACGAAGCCGCTCACACACCTCATCGTGCAG TTGGACTCCGACATGATCATGAGCAGTGCCACAGGCAACGCCACTAACAGCAGTCTCATTAAGCACTGGTGCGGCACCACAGGGCAGCCG aCCCAGGAGAACAGCAGCGACTGTGGTGCCTTCGGCCCGTGCACAGAGAAGAACAGCACAGCCCCGGCGGACAGGCTGCCCT gcCGCCACCTGTTTGCGGGCACGGAGCTCACGGACCTGGCCGTGGGCTGCATCCTGCTGGCCGGCTCCCTGCTGGTGCTCTGCGGCTGCCTGGTCCTCATAGTCAAGCTGCTCAACTCTGTGCTGCGCGGCCGCGTGGCCCAGGTCGTGAGGACGGTCATCAATGCAG ACTTCCCCTTCCCGCTGGGCTGGCTCAGCGGCTACCTGGCCGTCCTCGCGGGCGCTGGCCTGACCTTCGCACTGCAGAGCAGCAGCGTCTTCACGGCGGCCGTCGTGCCCCTCATGG GGGTCGGGGTGATCAGTCTGGACCGGGCGTACCCCCTCTTACTGGGCTCCAACATCGGCACCACTACCACAGCCCTGCTGGCTGCCCTGGCCAGCCCCGCAGACAGGATGCTCAGCGCCCTGCAG GTCGCCCTCATCCACTTCTTCTTCAACCTGGCCGGCATCCTGCTGTGGTACCTGGTGCCTGCACTGCGGCTGCCCATCCCGCTGGCCAGGCACTTCGGGGTGGTGACCGCCCGTTACCGCTGGGTGGCTGGGGTCTACCTGCTGCTCGGATTCCTGCTGCTGCCCCTGGCGGCCTTCGGGCTCTCCCTGGCAGGGGGCATGGTGCTGGCCGCTGTCGGGGGTCCCTTGGTGGGGCTGGTCCTCCTCGTCATCCTGGTTACTGTCCTGCAGCGGCGCCGGCCGGCCTGGCTGCCTGTCCACCTGCGCTCCTGGGCTTGGCTCCCCGTCTGGCTCCATTCTCTGGAGCCCTGGGACCGCCTGGTGACCCGCTGCTGCCCCTGCAACATCTGCAGCCCCCCGAAGGCCACCACCAAAGAGGCCCACTGCTACGAGAACCCTGAGATCTTGGCCTCCCAGCAGTTGTGA
- the RNF224 gene encoding RING finger protein 224, with product MGRTAGGYSAWNWGDPRKGLQEKERVDKRVGDHTQASHENLSDQSWGQTAKKSGVDTLITPPGTWASQGGLEAADGQSSQELPTKEASGTVWGPELGAGIPRHGAGAPPGVHVDWCSPLPSSRHQGLHAPAPQTQRLTSGDAAAGGPPGLGGEGPPEERRDCIICCSAYDLSGHLPRRLYCGHTFCQACVRRLDTPAPEQRWIPCPQCRQSTPTPRGGVAMLDLDLAAFLAVKAEREPARLEPLPLTSLKGSAITQQPAGLCPALGPQPHFPQPRYCCWGCGSLCCPPLGSPEV from the exons ATGGGTCGGACAGCAGGAGGATACAGCGCATGGAACTGGGGGGACCCCAGGAAAGGCCTCCAAGAGAAGGAGCGTGTCGACAAGAGGGTG GGTGACCACACCCAGGCCAGCCACGAGAACTTGTCTGACCAGTCCTGGGGGCAGACTGCCAAGAAG TCTGGTGTGGACACACTGATCACACCTCCCGGAACCTGGGCCTCCCAGGGTGGCCTGGAGGCTGCAGACGGGCAGAGCAGCCAGGAGCTGCCCACCAAGGAGGCGTCTGGCACTGTCTGGGGTCCCGAGCTGGGAGCGGGGATCCCCAGACACGGAGCTGGTGCGCCACCTGGAGTCCATGTGGACTGGTGCAGCCCTCTGCCGTCCAGCCGGCATCAAG GTCTGCACGCACCAGCCCCACAGACCCAGCGCCTGACCTCTGGG GATGCTGCAGCCGGAGGGCCCCCAGGCCTCGGAGGAGAGGGGCCCCCGGAGGAGAGGAGAGACTGCATCATCTGCTGCTCGGCCTATGACCTCTCCGGGCACCTGCCCCGCCGCCTCTACTGTGGACACACCTTCTGCCAGGCGTGTGTGCGGCGGCTGGACACACCGGCGCCCGAGCAGCGCTGGATCCCCTGTCCGCAGTGCCGTCAGAGCACGCCCACGCCTCGCGGAGGGGTGGCCATGCTAGACCTGGACCTGGCTGCTTTCCTGGCAGTCAAGGCTGAGCGGGAGCCGGCAAGACTAGAAcccctgcccctcacctccctcaaAGGCAGCGCCATCACTCAGCAGCCAGCTGGGCTGTGCCCTGCCCTGGGACCCCAGCCCCACTTCCCCCAGCCCAGATACTGCTGCTGGGGCTGTGGCAGCCTCTGCTGCCCACCCCTAGGCAGCCCCGAGGTCTGA